In one window of Eggerthella guodeyinii DNA:
- a CDS encoding helix-turn-helix transcriptional regulator, which translates to MKLTGYENNTAVLSELAQRIRDQRLALGLTQAELAKKSGVSSRTVARLESGDGIALDGFLGILRSLGILRNIDLLVPEYRMAPTEAFDGRQKRKRAASSKSAQPNKGWTWGDER; encoded by the coding sequence ATGAAACTGACCGGCTACGAGAACAACACGGCGGTGCTTTCGGAGCTCGCACAGCGCATCCGCGACCAAAGGCTCGCGCTCGGGCTCACCCAAGCGGAGCTGGCGAAGAAAAGCGGCGTTTCCTCGCGCACGGTGGCGCGCCTCGAGTCGGGCGACGGCATCGCGCTCGACGGCTTTCTCGGCATCTTGCGATCGCTGGGAATCCTTCGCAATATCGACCTGCTGGTTCCCGAATACCGGATGGCGCCCACCGAGGCATTCGACGGGCGGCAGAAACGCAAGCGGGCCGCCTCCTCGAAAAGCGCGCAGCCGAACAAGGGTTGGACGTGGGGTGACGAACGATGA
- a CDS encoding type II toxin-antitoxin system HipA family toxin has translation MIAANVFLWGTRIGAVQQEDVDDIPVFNYDPDFTLSGIELSPLEMPLSGALYSFPTLNGESFHGLPGMLADSLPDKFGNALLDSYLAQHGRDYRRLSAVERLLYTGKRGMGALEYEPSYDRFARNDDVDIDALVGVANDVLNRREGMRETMDAKGLAHLVSVGTSAGGARAKAVIAWNRTTNDVRSGQVAADPGYEHWLIKFDGVEKNKDKGDSYDRPAYTRIEFAYYTMAIAAGLEMSACELFEENGRRHFMTRRFDRTADGGKLHMQTLGALAHFDFNAPAAHSYEQAASVMRRLNLGQDSLEQLYLRMTFNVLARNQDDHVKNLSFLMDRRGTWSLAPAYDVTYANDPGNKWLSRHQMTVAGKAENIGLDDLLAAAKAMDVPRIRALELTEQVNGAVREWRTFAQSADVPEAACEEIQRNLLTL, from the coding sequence ATGATCGCCGCCAACGTTTTCCTGTGGGGCACCCGCATCGGGGCCGTCCAGCAAGAGGACGTCGACGACATCCCCGTTTTCAACTACGACCCCGATTTCACGCTGAGCGGCATCGAGCTTTCCCCGCTCGAGATGCCCCTGTCCGGCGCCCTCTACTCGTTTCCCACCCTCAACGGCGAGTCGTTCCACGGCTTGCCCGGCATGCTGGCCGATTCGCTGCCGGACAAATTCGGCAACGCCCTGCTGGACAGCTATCTGGCCCAACACGGCAGGGACTACCGGAGGCTCAGCGCCGTCGAGCGCTTGCTCTATACCGGCAAACGCGGAATGGGCGCCTTGGAGTACGAGCCTTCCTACGACCGGTTCGCCCGCAACGACGACGTCGACATCGACGCGTTGGTCGGCGTCGCGAACGACGTGCTGAACCGGCGCGAGGGAATGCGCGAAACCATGGACGCCAAGGGCCTCGCCCATTTGGTGAGCGTGGGAACGTCGGCCGGGGGCGCCCGCGCGAAAGCCGTGATCGCCTGGAACCGAACGACGAACGACGTTCGCTCGGGGCAGGTAGCAGCCGATCCCGGATACGAGCACTGGCTGATCAAGTTCGACGGCGTCGAGAAGAATAAGGACAAGGGAGATTCCTACGATCGACCTGCGTACACGCGCATAGAGTTCGCCTACTACACCATGGCGATCGCGGCGGGGCTCGAGATGAGCGCGTGCGAGCTGTTCGAGGAAAACGGGCGCCGGCATTTCATGACGAGGCGCTTCGATCGGACGGCAGACGGCGGCAAGCTGCATATGCAAACCCTCGGCGCCCTCGCCCATTTCGACTTCAACGCTCCGGCGGCGCACAGCTACGAGCAAGCCGCCAGCGTCATGCGACGCCTGAATCTCGGCCAGGACAGCCTCGAGCAGCTGTACCTCAGAATGACGTTCAACGTTCTGGCCAGGAACCAGGACGACCACGTGAAGAACCTGTCGTTTTTGATGGACAGGCGCGGAACATGGAGCCTTGCCCCGGCATACGACGTGACGTACGCGAACGATCCGGGCAACAAGTGGCTGTCCCGCCATCAGATGACCGTTGCAGGCAAGGCCGAGAACATAGGGCTGGACGACCTGCTCGCTGCGGCGAAGGCCATGGACGTCCCGCGCATCCGCGCCTTGGAGCTGACCGAGCAGGTGAACGGGGCCGTCCGGGAATGGAGAACTTTCGCGCAGTCGGCCGACGTCCCCGAAGCGGCGTGCGAGGAAATCCAGCGAAACCTGCTGACGCTGTAA
- a CDS encoding ribonucleotide-diphosphate reductase subunit beta, producing MSQLKKKPLFNPLGDTDVLDRRMIGGNTTNLNDFNNMKYEWVSDWYRQAMNNFWIPEEINLGVDIKDYRKLPAPERRAYDKILSFLIFLDSLQSANLPNVGEYITANEVNLCLAIQTFQETVHSQSYSYMLDTICEPQERNDVLYQWKEDEHLLARNEFIGNLYNQFQDDKSPEALARVLVANYILEGVYFYSGFMFFYNLGRNNLMPGSVQEIRYINRDENTHLWLFRNILLELKEEEPALFTPELVEEYRAMIKEGCEQEIRWGHYAIGDDVAGLNKQMVTDYIQYLGNLRCTQLGFEPLYEGHEREPESMSWVSQFSNANMIKTDFFEARSTAYAKSSALVDDL from the coding sequence ATGTCTCAACTCAAGAAGAAGCCCCTGTTCAACCCGCTGGGCGACACCGATGTGCTCGACCGGCGGATGATCGGGGGCAACACGACGAACCTCAACGACTTCAACAACATGAAGTACGAGTGGGTGAGCGACTGGTACCGCCAAGCCATGAACAACTTCTGGATACCCGAGGAGATCAATCTCGGCGTGGACATCAAGGACTACCGCAAGCTGCCCGCGCCCGAGCGGCGCGCCTACGACAAGATCCTGTCGTTCCTCATCTTCCTCGACAGCCTGCAGTCGGCGAACCTGCCCAACGTGGGCGAGTACATCACCGCCAACGAGGTGAACCTGTGCCTGGCCATCCAAACGTTCCAGGAAACGGTGCACAGCCAGAGCTACAGCTACATGTTGGACACCATCTGCGAGCCGCAGGAGCGCAACGACGTGCTGTACCAGTGGAAGGAAGACGAGCACCTGCTGGCGCGCAACGAGTTCATCGGCAACCTGTACAACCAGTTCCAGGACGACAAGAGCCCCGAAGCGCTCGCGCGCGTGCTGGTGGCGAACTACATCCTGGAAGGCGTGTACTTCTACAGCGGCTTCATGTTCTTCTACAACCTGGGGCGCAACAACCTCATGCCGGGGTCGGTGCAGGAGATCCGCTACATCAACCGCGACGAGAACACGCACCTGTGGCTGTTCCGCAACATTCTGCTTGAGCTCAAGGAGGAGGAGCCCGCGCTGTTCACGCCCGAGCTGGTGGAGGAGTACCGCGCCATGATCAAGGAGGGCTGCGAGCAGGAGATTCGCTGGGGCCACTACGCCATCGGCGACGACGTGGCCGGCCTGAACAAGCAGATGGTGACCGACTACATCCAGTACCTGGGCAATCTGCGCTGCACGCAGCTGGGCTTCGAGCCGCTGTACGAGGGCCACGAGCGCGAGCCGGAAAGCATGTCGTGGGTGAGCCAGTTCTCGAACGCGAACATGATCAAGACCGACTTCTTCGAAGCGCGCAGCACCGCCTACGCGAAGTCGAGCGCCCTGGTGGACGATTTGTAG